One Deinococcus aerophilus DNA window includes the following coding sequences:
- a CDS encoding SCO family protein: protein MKWLTAALLVVAAILGGLLYVRQASPTVTGGLALDSPLTLPALKLTDDRGQTTTLADSDGRLRLVFYGFVRCPDVCPPTLASLKNSYDTLTPEQRRQMQVQFITVDPAFDTPAVMRAYLDRFDPAFTGLTGPAATIDEAARTMFVTNVPPQPIMTMDHSAHTAPSAGSGADNAAAVGAGADEAARIHGDQVSVVDAQGRFVRVYSNGEVIGGELQRDLPGLIRTYGGAG, encoded by the coding sequence ATGAAGTGGTTGACAGCGGCTTTGCTGGTGGTGGCGGCGATTCTGGGGGGCCTGCTGTATGTCCGGCAGGCCAGCCCCACGGTGACGGGCGGTTTGGCGCTGGACAGCCCACTCACCCTGCCTGCCCTGAAACTGACCGATGACCGGGGGCAGACAACCACACTCGCCGATTCGGACGGCCGGCTGCGGCTGGTGTTCTACGGCTTCGTGCGCTGCCCGGATGTGTGCCCGCCGACCCTGGCGAGCCTGAAAAACAGCTACGACACCCTCACGCCCGAACAGCGGCGGCAGATGCAGGTGCAGTTCATCACGGTGGACCCTGCCTTCGACACCCCCGCGGTCATGCGCGCCTACCTCGACCGCTTTGATCCCGCCTTTACCGGCCTGACCGGTCCGGCCGCCACCATTGACGAAGCGGCCCGGACCATGTTCGTGACCAACGTTCCTCCCCAGCCCATCATGACCATGGACCACAGCGCCCACACCGCTCCCTCCGCCGGGTCGGGGGCCGACAACGCCGCAGCGGTGGGCGCAGGCGCGGATGAGGCCGCCCGCATTCACGGCGATCAGGTCAGTGTGGTGGATGCCCAGGGCCGCTTCGTCCGGGTCTACAGCAACGGCGAGGTCATCGGCGGTGAGTTGCAGCGCGACCTGCCGGGCCTGATCCGGACCTATGGCGGCGCCGGTTGA
- the ruvB gene encoding Holliday junction branch migration DNA helicase RuvB → MTEPLDAALRPKTLAEYVGQEKLKDKFGVYLQAARGRREALDHTLLFGPPGLGKTTLAHIIAAELGVNIRVTSGPAIEKPGDLAAILTNSLEEGDVLFIDEIHRLGRVAEEHLYPAMEDFKLDIVLGQGPAARTIELPLPRFTLVGATTRPGLISAPMRSRFGIIEHLEYYTAEEIATNLLRDARLLGFGLEENAALEIGARSRGTMRIAKRLLRRVRDYAEVAGESVIELERAYSALDKLGLDSAGLDDRDKKYLETLIHRFAGGPVGVDTLATAISEDALTLEDVYEPYLIQLGFIKRTPRGRVATAHAYDHLGLPVGGADGELGLYTN, encoded by the coding sequence ATGACCGAACCGCTCGACGCCGCCCTGCGTCCCAAAACCCTGGCCGAGTATGTCGGGCAGGAAAAGCTCAAGGACAAGTTCGGGGTGTACCTGCAGGCTGCCCGGGGCCGCCGCGAGGCGCTGGATCACACCCTGCTGTTCGGGCCTCCAGGCCTGGGCAAGACCACGCTGGCACACATCATCGCCGCCGAACTGGGCGTGAACATCCGCGTGACCTCTGGCCCGGCCATCGAGAAGCCCGGGGACCTCGCCGCCATTCTGACGAACAGTCTGGAAGAAGGCGACGTGCTGTTCATTGACGAGATTCACCGCCTGGGCCGCGTGGCCGAGGAACACCTGTATCCGGCCATGGAGGATTTCAAGCTGGACATCGTGCTCGGCCAGGGACCGGCGGCGCGGACCATCGAGCTGCCGCTGCCGCGCTTCACGCTGGTGGGCGCAACGACCCGGCCCGGCCTGATCTCCGCTCCCATGAGAAGCCGGTTTGGCATCATCGAACACCTGGAGTACTACACGGCCGAGGAAATCGCCACCAACCTGCTGCGCGACGCCCGCCTGCTGGGTTTCGGGCTGGAGGAGAACGCCGCGCTGGAAATCGGGGCGCGCAGCCGCGGCACCATGCGCATTGCCAAGAGACTGCTGCGCCGGGTGCGCGATTACGCCGAGGTCGCTGGAGAAAGCGTCATCGAGCTGGAGCGGGCCTACAGCGCGCTGGACAAGCTGGGCCTGGACTCGGCTGGTCTGGACGACCGTGACAAGAAGTACCTGGAAACCCTGATCCACCGTTTTGCGGGCGGTCCGGTGGGGGTAGACACCCTGGCCACCGCCATTTCCGAGGACGCCCTGACCCTGGAAGACGTGTACGAGCCCTACCTGATCCAGCTGGGGTTCATCAAACGCACCCCGCGTGGCCGGGTCGCCACCGCCCACGCCTATGACCACCTGGGCTTGCCGGTGGGCGGCGCGGACGGGGAGCTGGGGCTGTACACCAACTGA
- a CDS encoding ArsC/Spx/MgsR family protein: MSGVQIQVFGLKKSAATRAAERFFKERGVKIHFVDLTQRPIARGELTRFVQKFGLNALLDLEGKAYERSNLAYLRTTEEGVISKVVETPELLRLPLVRGGKVLTVGEDLAGWKTMLEQA, encoded by the coding sequence ATGAGCGGCGTTCAGATTCAGGTCTTTGGCCTCAAGAAAAGTGCAGCCACCCGCGCTGCCGAGCGGTTCTTCAAGGAGCGCGGGGTCAAGATTCATTTTGTGGATCTGACGCAACGCCCCATCGCCCGGGGTGAACTGACCCGCTTCGTGCAGAAGTTCGGCCTGAACGCCCTGCTGGATCTGGAGGGCAAGGCCTACGAGCGCAGCAACCTCGCGTACCTGCGGACCACCGAGGAAGGAGTGATTTCCAAGGTGGTCGAAACCCCCGAGCTGCTGCGGCTGCCCCTGGTCCGCGGCGGCAAGGTGCTGACGGTGGGCGAGGACCTTGCCGGCTGGAAAACCATGCTGGAACAGGCCTGA
- a CDS encoding aldose epimerase family protein, whose amino-acid sequence MSPLPELETRPWGRLPGGPDVSLFTLRTPGGLSVRLGEYGARLLRVQAPDRHGALGDVLLGHPDLAPYLHEPEARYFGALIGRVANRIAHGTFTLGGAAHRLARNDPPHHLHGGPGGFHAVRWVGTPFSGNGERGVEFRRLSPDGEEGYPGALQVTARYTLTDAGVLAFEAWATTDRLTPVNLTTHAYWNLADGGAGGVLGHTLQLNSARFLAVDGGGIPEAVADAAGTPFDFQMARALGKGIEADHPQLRQAGGYDHHFLLPGAPADAPLRWAATLHDPASGRRVEVSTTEPGLQVYTGNVMDGSFVGWNAACYGQHSAVCLEPQQAPDSVNQPVLDDIILHPGQTYHTRTEWRFSAQ is encoded by the coding sequence GTGTCCCCACTGCCTGAACTGGAAACGCGCCCCTGGGGCCGGTTGCCCGGCGGACCGGACGTTTCCCTCTTCACCCTGCGCACGCCGGGCGGCCTGAGCGTCCGCCTAGGCGAGTACGGCGCGCGCCTGCTGCGGGTGCAGGCCCCGGACCGCCACGGCGCGCTGGGCGACGTGCTGCTCGGTCACCCCGACCTCGCGCCGTACCTGCACGAGCCGGAGGCCCGTTACTTTGGAGCGCTGATCGGGCGGGTCGCCAACCGCATCGCACACGGCACCTTCACACTGGGCGGCGCGGCGCACCGGCTGGCGCGCAACGATCCGCCCCATCACCTGCACGGCGGCCCCGGCGGTTTCCATGCCGTGCGCTGGGTGGGTACACCCTTTTCGGGGAACGGGGAGCGCGGCGTGGAGTTCCGCCGTCTCAGCCCGGACGGCGAGGAAGGCTATCCGGGGGCGCTGCAGGTCACTGCGCGCTACACCCTGACGGACGCCGGCGTACTGGCGTTTGAGGCGTGGGCCACCACGGACCGCCTGACCCCGGTGAACCTCACCACCCACGCCTACTGGAATCTGGCCGACGGCGGCGCGGGCGGCGTGCTGGGCCACACCCTGCAACTGAACAGCGCCCGGTTTCTGGCAGTGGACGGAGGCGGCATCCCTGAGGCCGTGGCCGACGCCGCGGGCACCCCCTTCGACTTCCAGATGGCCCGGGCGCTGGGAAAGGGCATCGAGGCCGACCACCCGCAGCTGCGGCAAGCCGGCGGCTACGACCACCACTTTCTGCTGCCCGGGGCCCCGGCGGACGCTCCCCTGCGCTGGGCCGCGACCCTGCACGATCCGGCCAGTGGCCGCCGCGTGGAGGTCTCGACCACCGAACCCGGCCTGCAGGTGTACACCGGCAACGTGATGGACGGCAGTTTCGTGGGCTGGAACGCCGCGTGCTACGGACAGCACTCAGCGGTGTGTCTGGAACCCCAGCAAGCCCCCGACTCGGTCAATCAGCCCGTGCTGGACGACATCATCTTGCACCCGGGCCAGACATACCACACCCGGACCGAGTGGCGGTTCTCGGCGCAGTAG
- a CDS encoding LacI family DNA-binding transcriptional regulator — translation MPVTLQDIAAQAGVSKMTVSKVLNGQPGISEATRARVLTTAQKLGYRANAAARTLATGRSDTLGVLVPSLGTQYVSEVVRGADHAATALGLDLLISTTQERPGREGHNVSRLSGGLVDALLIVLPYALHDYAPALLDASLPVVVVGNESPGQPLALVDTDHMAGARLAAGHLLDLGHRRIAFVTGRPDVQASAERLRGYGEALRGAGLPVDERLIVDGDYTQPGGFHATRTLLARLDAGGLPLPTAVFAANDVSAFGVIEALRDHGLRVPGDVSVIGFDDIPQASQVHPPLTTVRQPLPEMGEVAARMLIARLRGGPAPPPRTVLPPTLVLRASTAPRRPH, via the coding sequence ATGCCCGTGACCCTGCAGGACATCGCCGCGCAGGCGGGAGTGAGCAAGATGACCGTGAGCAAGGTGCTCAACGGGCAGCCGGGCATCAGCGAGGCGACCCGGGCGCGGGTGCTGACCACCGCGCAGAAGCTGGGCTACCGCGCCAATGCCGCCGCCCGCACCCTGGCGACCGGGCGCAGCGACACCCTGGGCGTGCTCGTGCCCAGCCTGGGGACCCAGTACGTCTCGGAAGTGGTGCGCGGGGCCGATCACGCCGCCACGGCGCTGGGGCTGGACCTGCTGATCTCGACCACCCAGGAGCGGCCCGGGCGCGAGGGCCACAATGTCTCGCGCCTGAGCGGCGGGCTGGTGGACGCGCTGCTGATCGTGCTGCCCTACGCCCTGCACGACTACGCCCCGGCCCTGCTCGACGCCTCGCTGCCGGTGGTGGTGGTGGGCAACGAATCGCCGGGGCAGCCGCTGGCGCTGGTGGACACCGACCACATGGCCGGGGCGCGCTTAGCCGCCGGACACCTGCTGGACCTGGGCCACCGCCGCATCGCCTTCGTCACGGGACGCCCGGACGTGCAGGCGAGCGCCGAGCGCCTGCGCGGGTACGGGGAGGCGCTGCGCGGCGCCGGCCTGCCCGTGGACGAACGCCTGATTGTGGACGGCGATTACACCCAGCCGGGCGGATTCCACGCCACACGCACGCTGCTGGCGCGGCTGGACGCGGGCGGCCTGCCGCTGCCGACGGCCGTCTTCGCCGCCAACGACGTCTCGGCCTTCGGAGTGATCGAGGCGCTGCGCGACCACGGCCTGCGCGTGCCCGGCGACGTGTCGGTGATCGGCTTCGACGACATTCCGCAGGCCAGTCAGGTCCATCCGCCGCTCACCACCGTGCGTCAGCCGCTGCCCGAGATGGGAGAGGTCGCCGCCCGCATGCTGATCGCGCGGCTACGCGGCGGCCCGGCCCCGCCGCCGCGCACGGTGCTGCCGCCCACACTGGTTCTGCGCGCGAGCACCGCGCCGCGCCGTCCGCACTGA
- the xylA gene encoding xylose isomerase, with amino-acid sequence MTNAAHDVLSPTPDDRFTFGLWTVGQTGRDPFGEPTRAALSAPYLVRQLAGLGAYGVNLHDNDLVPIDATARQRDHLVRDFQQALNDTGLKVPMATTNLFSDPAFKDGAFTSADARVRAYALQKTMHSMDLGHELGAETYVFWGGREGSEVDAGGKLLDALAWFRDSLNFLAAYSEAQGYGYRFALEPKPNEPRGDIFFPTAGSMLGFIPTLERPDLFGVNPEFAHDTMAGLNFTHAVAQIIDAGKLFHIDLNDQKMGRFDQDLRFGAENIKTAFFLVKLLEDSGYGGPRHFDAHALRTEDEAGVWAFARGCMRTYLLLKEKVRKFNEDPEIQAALAAYRVEDAELAELTGRFSPERARALKERAFDREALGRRGPGLEQLDQLTMELLLGVRG; translated from the coding sequence ATGACGAACGCTGCCCATGACGTCCTCTCCCCCACCCCCGACGACCGCTTCACCTTCGGCCTGTGGACCGTCGGTCAGACCGGACGCGACCCCTTCGGCGAGCCGACGCGCGCCGCGCTGAGCGCTCCCTACCTCGTGCGCCAGCTGGCCGGTCTGGGCGCCTACGGCGTCAACCTGCACGACAACGATCTGGTGCCCATCGACGCCACGGCCCGGCAGCGCGACCACCTGGTGCGCGACTTTCAGCAGGCCCTGAACGACACCGGCCTGAAGGTGCCGATGGCGACCACCAACCTGTTCAGCGACCCCGCCTTCAAGGACGGCGCCTTTACCAGCGCCGACGCGCGGGTGCGGGCCTATGCGCTGCAAAAGACCATGCACAGCATGGACCTCGGCCACGAACTGGGTGCCGAAACCTATGTGTTCTGGGGCGGGCGCGAGGGCAGCGAGGTGGACGCCGGAGGCAAGCTGCTCGACGCTCTGGCGTGGTTCCGCGACAGCCTGAATTTTCTGGCCGCCTACAGCGAGGCGCAGGGCTACGGCTACCGCTTTGCGCTGGAACCCAAGCCCAACGAGCCGCGCGGAGACATCTTCTTTCCTACGGCGGGCAGCATGCTCGGCTTCATTCCCACGCTGGAGCGCCCGGACCTCTTCGGCGTCAACCCCGAGTTCGCCCACGACACCATGGCGGGCCTGAACTTCACGCACGCGGTCGCGCAGATCATCGATGCGGGCAAGCTGTTCCACATCGACCTCAACGACCAGAAGATGGGCCGCTTCGACCAGGACCTGCGCTTTGGGGCCGAGAACATCAAGACCGCCTTCTTTCTGGTCAAGCTGCTGGAAGACAGCGGCTACGGCGGTCCCCGGCACTTTGACGCCCACGCCCTGCGCACCGAGGACGAGGCCGGTGTGTGGGCCTTTGCGCGCGGCTGCATGCGCACCTACCTGCTCCTGAAGGAGAAGGTGCGGAAGTTCAACGAGGACCCCGAAATTCAGGCGGCACTGGCAGCCTACCGGGTGGAAGACGCCGAACTCGCCGAACTGACCGGCCGCTTCAGTCCGGAACGGGCCCGGGCGCTGAAGGAACGGGCCTTTGACCGCGAAGCGCTGGGGCGGCGCGGGCCGGGGCTGGAACAGCTCGACCAGCTCACCATGGAGCTGCTGCTGGGCGTACGCGGATGA
- the xylB gene encoding xylulokinase, with amino-acid sequence MSGPVTLGVDLGTSGVKVVALNAGGRVVAHASRSYPLLTPRPGWTEQRPADWVAGAVDALREVAAQLTEGGHTPLALGLSGQMHGAVFLDARGDVLRPAPLWNDQRTGEAVDEIERAVPRPDLIARTGNRAVTGFQLPKVLWLRREEPQVFARLARVLLPKDYLGFVLTGVMATEPSDASGVGALNLAGKTWDGEVLGALGLSAGLFPDVVNSWDRVGGLTPERARDTGLPAGLPVVAGGGDNAAAAVALGLRAARPGVGSVSLGTSGVLFAPLAAPTPDPQGRVHLFAHADGGYHLLGVTLACAGALQWLRDRLAPGTDFAQLLAEAEHVPDGAEGVTFLPYLAGERSPLMDPGVRGAWLGLSLAHGRPHLTRAVLEGTVCALADTYQVMRPLAALEHLRATGGGARSDLWLGLLSGALGLPVQRPQTAAEAGAAEGAAILAMPHAGLHPDLHAAMDAVAPGGTPVPALAAGTALSQHAAAVAQLYPAHAAVSAVQLPGLTHPER; translated from the coding sequence ATGAGCGGGCCGGTCACGCTGGGCGTGGACCTGGGCACCAGCGGCGTGAAGGTGGTCGCGCTGAACGCGGGCGGCAGGGTTGTGGCGCACGCCAGCCGCAGCTACCCGCTGCTCACCCCCCGCCCCGGCTGGACCGAGCAGCGCCCCGCAGACTGGGTGGCGGGGGCGGTCGACGCCCTGCGGGAGGTGGCCGCTCAGCTGACAGAGGGCGGCCACACGCCGCTGGCCCTGGGCCTGAGCGGGCAGATGCACGGAGCGGTCTTTCTGGACGCACGCGGCGACGTGCTGCGCCCCGCGCCGCTGTGGAACGACCAGCGCACCGGCGAGGCGGTGGACGAGATCGAGCGCGCCGTGCCCCGCCCCGACCTGATCGCCCGCACCGGCAACCGCGCCGTGACCGGGTTTCAGCTGCCCAAGGTGCTGTGGCTGCGGCGCGAGGAACCGCAGGTGTTCGCCCGCCTCGCGCGGGTGCTGCTGCCCAAGGATTACCTGGGGTTCGTGCTGACCGGCGTGATGGCCACCGAGCCGTCGGACGCCTCGGGGGTCGGGGCCCTGAACCTGGCCGGCAAGACCTGGGACGGCGAGGTGCTGGGGGCGCTGGGGCTGAGCGCCGGGCTGTTTCCGGATGTCGTGAACTCCTGGGACCGGGTGGGCGGCCTGACGCCGGAACGGGCGCGGGACACCGGCCTGCCCGCCGGATTGCCGGTGGTGGCCGGCGGGGGGGACAACGCCGCCGCCGCCGTCGCGCTGGGGCTGCGGGCGGCGCGGCCCGGCGTGGGCTCGGTGAGCCTGGGCACCAGCGGGGTGCTGTTCGCGCCGCTGGCGGCCCCCACCCCCGATCCCCAGGGCCGCGTCCACCTGTTCGCGCACGCCGACGGCGGCTACCACCTGCTGGGGGTCACGCTGGCGTGTGCCGGGGCGCTGCAGTGGCTGCGCGACCGGCTGGCCCCGGGCACCGACTTTGCACAGCTGCTTGCCGAGGCCGAACACGTGCCCGACGGCGCCGAGGGCGTGACCTTTCTGCCGTATCTGGCCGGAGAGCGCAGTCCGCTGATGGACCCCGGGGTGCGCGGCGCGTGGCTGGGCCTGAGCCTGGCCCACGGCCGGCCACACCTGACCCGCGCCGTGCTGGAAGGCACCGTCTGTGCGCTGGCCGACACCTACCAGGTGATGCGTCCGCTGGCCGCGCTGGAACACCTGCGGGCCACCGGGGGCGGAGCGCGCAGCGACCTGTGGCTGGGACTGCTCAGCGGCGCACTGGGGCTGCCGGTACAGCGCCCCCAAACCGCCGCCGAGGCCGGGGCCGCCGAGGGGGCGGCCATCCTGGCGATGCCCCACGCCGGCCTGCATCCCGACCTGCACGCGGCCATGGACGCCGTGGCTCCCGGCGGTACCCCAGTGCCTGCCCTGGCGGCCGGGACGGCCCTGAGTCAGCACGCCGCCGCCGTGGCCCAGCTGTACCCCGCGCACGCGGCGGTCAGCGCCGTCCAGCTGCCCGGCCTGACCCACCCGGAACGCTGA
- a CDS encoding LacI family DNA-binding transcriptional regulator, with the protein MSATVTLAHVAREAGVSPSTVSRILNGTANVTPDKRARVEAVIRRLNFAPNVQAQALAAGRSFSVGVLTQDTSPYYGETLAGIERGLEGSPYHPLVVSGHWEAAREQEALDLLMRRRVDALIVLGGVIEDAALQAVAARVPLVAVGRDVSGLSERCVLVDNRAGIRLLVRHLTDLGHREIAFIGGPEVQQDALERRLAFEAALRECGLEPQAGLMRPGDYTEASGERAAEELCRSDLPFTALLCANDQMAFGARLTLYRLGIRVPQDISLTGFDDLFAARYATPPLTTVRQAIAELGQVAAEAVLRLLAGDHPQLPRYVPELIVRDSTGPAPLLSH; encoded by the coding sequence ATGTCTGCCACCGTCACGCTGGCCCACGTGGCGCGGGAAGCTGGAGTTTCGCCCAGCACCGTGTCGCGCATTCTCAACGGAACCGCCAATGTCACCCCCGACAAGCGCGCCCGGGTCGAGGCGGTGATTCGCCGCCTGAACTTCGCGCCGAATGTGCAGGCCCAGGCGCTGGCAGCCGGACGCAGCTTCTCGGTGGGGGTGCTGACCCAGGACACCAGCCCCTACTACGGCGAGACCCTGGCCGGCATTGAGCGCGGCCTGGAGGGCAGCCCCTACCACCCGCTGGTCGTCAGCGGGCACTGGGAGGCGGCGCGGGAACAGGAAGCTCTGGACCTGCTGATGCGCCGCCGGGTGGACGCCCTGATCGTGCTCGGCGGCGTGATCGAGGACGCGGCGCTGCAGGCGGTGGCCGCGCGGGTGCCCCTGGTGGCGGTGGGACGGGACGTCAGCGGTCTGTCCGAACGGTGCGTGCTGGTCGACAACCGCGCCGGCATCCGGTTGCTGGTGCGCCACCTGACCGACCTGGGACACCGCGAGATCGCCTTTATCGGGGGACCGGAGGTGCAGCAGGACGCGCTGGAACGCCGTCTGGCCTTTGAGGCCGCCCTGCGCGAATGCGGCCTGGAGCCCCAGGCCGGGCTGATGCGCCCCGGCGACTACACCGAGGCCAGCGGCGAACGGGCCGCCGAGGAACTGTGCCGCTCGGACCTTCCCTTCACGGCGCTGCTGTGCGCCAACGACCAGATGGCCTTCGGCGCGCGGCTGACCCTGTACCGCCTGGGCATCCGCGTACCGCAGGACATCTCGCTCACCGGATTTGACGACCTGTTTGCCGCCCGTTATGCCACGCCGCCGCTGACCACCGTGCGTCAGGCGATTGCCGAACTCGGCCAAGTGGCCGCCGAGGCCGTGCTGCGTCTGCTTGCCGGCGACCACCCCCAACTGCCCCGTTACGTGCCGGAACTGATCGTGCGTGACTCTACCGGACCCGCCCCCCTGCTTTCCCACTGA
- a CDS encoding ABC transporter substrate-binding protein, which yields MKKIATFALITALLAGTAHAQDKVTLTVAAFPSLDSAIKAILPAWNKKYPNVTIKLQAQEFADHHNAMTTALATGQGLPDVMAVEVGYVGKFAEGRGLEDLSKTPYNAAAYKKLFTPFTVAQATSSDGRFIAMPTDIGPGTFFYRKDVLDKAGVKPEAMMKSWDDYIAAGKTIKAKTGAYLINTAQSVYGVVSRTNLKPGEGIYFDSKNTLLVGPDNARFLRAFTLSKQVRDAGLDAKIGEWSNEWYDAFKKGTVATQFSGAWLQGALQNWMAPDTKGLWRVQNLPENSFASWGGSFYAIPSAAKNKQWAWEFIKFMTLDKGSQLTAFTDNGAFPALLTAQNDTVFNQVVPFLGGQKARLLWRDAARKTQPIDVNKYDSVADQIVNTELTNVLEQGKDIKQALADARAQILRRAR from the coding sequence ATGAAGAAAATTGCCACGTTCGCCCTGATTACCGCTCTGCTTGCCGGCACGGCCCACGCTCAGGACAAGGTTACCCTCACGGTGGCCGCCTTCCCCAGCCTCGACAGCGCCATCAAGGCCATCCTGCCCGCGTGGAACAAGAAGTACCCCAACGTGACCATCAAGCTGCAGGCACAGGAGTTCGCCGACCACCACAACGCCATGACCACCGCGCTGGCCACCGGTCAGGGCCTGCCCGACGTGATGGCCGTGGAGGTCGGCTATGTGGGCAAGTTCGCCGAGGGCCGGGGCCTGGAAGACCTCAGCAAGACGCCGTACAACGCCGCGGCCTACAAGAAGCTGTTCACGCCCTTCACGGTGGCGCAGGCCACGAGCAGTGATGGCCGTTTCATCGCCATGCCCACCGACATCGGCCCCGGCACCTTCTTCTATCGCAAGGACGTGCTGGACAAGGCGGGGGTCAAGCCCGAGGCCATGATGAAAAGTTGGGACGACTACATCGCCGCCGGCAAGACCATCAAGGCCAAGACCGGTGCGTACCTGATCAACACCGCCCAGAGCGTCTACGGCGTCGTCAGCCGCACCAACCTCAAGCCCGGCGAGGGCATCTACTTCGACAGCAAGAACACTCTGCTTGTCGGCCCCGACAATGCCCGCTTCCTGCGCGCCTTCACCTTGTCCAAGCAGGTGCGCGACGCCGGCCTGGACGCCAAGATCGGTGAGTGGAGCAACGAGTGGTACGACGCCTTCAAGAAGGGCACGGTCGCCACGCAGTTCAGCGGAGCGTGGCTGCAGGGCGCGCTGCAAAATTGGATGGCTCCCGACACCAAGGGGTTGTGGCGCGTGCAGAACCTGCCCGAGAACTCCTTCGCGTCCTGGGGCGGTTCGTTCTATGCCATCCCCAGCGCCGCCAAGAACAAGCAGTGGGCCTGGGAGTTCATCAAGTTCATGACCCTGGACAAGGGCTCGCAGCTGACGGCCTTCACCGACAACGGCGCCTTCCCGGCGCTGCTCACCGCTCAGAACGACACGGTGTTCAATCAGGTGGTGCCGTTCCTGGGCGGTCAGAAGGCGCGGCTGCTGTGGCGCGACGCGGCCCGCAAGACCCAGCCCATCGACGTGAACAAGTACGACTCGGTGGCCGATCAGATCGTGAACACCGAGCTGACCAACGTGCTGGAACAGGGCAAGGACATCAAGCAGGCCCTGGCCGACGCCCGCGCCCAGATCCTGCGCCGCGCCCGCTGA
- a CDS encoding carbohydrate ABC transporter permease — MQKRVPLTTSPPRPRWSYARFQQHFAPYIFTSPFFILFLIFGLFPLGFSLFLAFHLWSPLDGLGNWQYVGWENFQLALGARDQFWAALKNTVFIGLLAGVPQHLVALPLAFVIHQSLRRWQGAVSTVLFLPYITNAVAITIVFGMLYSERLGLLNYLISGLGLDPVRWLGNPSMVPYSVAMVVFWRYVGWNVVLYLSGLQAISEDVYEAATVDGASSWQKFFYITLPLLRPMMFYAFTLTIVGNMQLFEEPYILLGQSGGSGGAGLTSATHIFNVAFRDLDMGYASAMSWLLFLAIFVLSMVNNYLFSRGGGRS; from the coding sequence ATGCAAAAACGTGTCCCCCTCACCACCAGTCCGCCCCGGCCACGCTGGAGCTACGCCCGCTTTCAGCAACACTTCGCGCCGTACATCTTCACCAGCCCCTTTTTCATCCTGTTTCTGATTTTCGGCCTGTTTCCGCTGGGCTTCAGTCTGTTCCTGGCCTTTCACCTGTGGAGTCCCCTGGACGGCCTGGGCAACTGGCAGTACGTGGGCTGGGAAAACTTCCAGCTCGCGCTGGGGGCACGCGACCAGTTCTGGGCCGCCCTCAAGAACACGGTGTTCATCGGGCTGCTCGCGGGCGTGCCGCAGCATCTGGTGGCGCTGCCGCTGGCCTTTGTGATTCATCAGTCCCTGCGCCGCTGGCAGGGAGCCGTGAGCACCGTCCTGTTTCTGCCGTACATCACCAATGCGGTGGCGATCACGATCGTGTTCGGCATGCTGTACAGCGAACGGCTGGGCCTGCTGAACTACCTGATCTCGGGCCTGGGCCTGGACCCGGTCCGCTGGCTGGGCAACCCCAGCATGGTGCCGTACTCGGTGGCCATGGTGGTGTTCTGGCGCTACGTGGGCTGGAATGTGGTGCTGTACCTCAGCGGCCTGCAGGCCATCAGCGAGGACGTCTACGAGGCCGCCACGGTGGACGGCGCTTCCTCGTGGCAGAAGTTCTTCTACATCACGCTGCCGCTGCTGCGCCCCATGATGTTCTACGCCTTTACCCTCACCATCGTGGGCAACATGCAGCTGTTCGAGGAACCGTACATCCTGCTCGGCCAGAGCGGCGGCAGCGGCGGCGCAGGCCTGACCTCGGCCACCCACATCTTTAATGTGGCCTTCCGGGACCTGGACATGGGCTACGCCTCGGCCATGAGCTGGCTGCTGTTCCTGGCGATCTTCGTGCTGAGCATGGTCAACAACTACCTGTTCTCCCGTGGAGGTGGGCGCTCGTGA